In Ostrea edulis chromosome 4, xbOstEdul1.1, whole genome shotgun sequence, a single window of DNA contains:
- the LOC125672138 gene encoding uncharacterized protein LOC125672138 → MDLRCLTITVALSITVVFGSVVTREEELKSLVNHLLDSSESSLRDQGKRSWETINFRGKRFSSSKRGWEALPLYRRRNPYLKRGWETHIVKYPGKRPSLFPFVDRSPDSVEPSCCTEGSFACCQLCNTGVHSPVLVLNPSSAIREPCQCCDVSEEFCSLCSVM, encoded by the exons ATGGATTTAAG GTGTTTGACCATTACTGTAGCGTTGAGTATCACAG TGGTATTCGGGAGTGTTGTAACAAGAGAAGAAGAACTGAAAAGCCTGGTGAACCATTTATTGGACTCGTCCGAATCTTCCCTGAGGGACCAAGGCAAGCGAAGCTGGGAAACCATCAATTTCCGCGGGAAAAGGTTCTCGTCATCAAAGCGAGGCTGGGAGGCCTTACCACTCTATCGCCGTAGGAATCCTTATCTGAAACGTGGATGGGAGACACACATTGTAAAATATCCCGGTAAAAGACCGAGTTTATTTCCGTTTGTAGACCGTTCCCCTGACTCTGTTGAGCCGAGCTGTTGCACAGAGGGATCTTTTGCGTGCTGTCAGCTTTGTAATACCGGTGTACACAGTCCCGTGCTAGTTTTGAACCCATCCAGTGCGATCCGAGAACCGTGCCAGTGTTGTGACGTGTCAGAGGAATTCTGTTCTCTCTGTTCCGTTATGTGA